Proteins encoded together in one Bacteroidota bacterium window:
- a CDS encoding ABC transporter substrate-binding protein, with amino-acid sequence MNGRNIEIPIRIRSAVAHGAGALRMICYLDRTDIIIGVESNEKKRNVPYLYAYPELRNLPIIGTGNNADPELIARLQPEVIICTFLSSSEADELQKRTGIPVLCLSYGDFNKNETNFYESMRLLGSILERNERAEYLINYIKNGLNSVEIACDKHASRARVYAGGIAFRGSHGINSTEPLYAPFRYAHAYNVAEGLVNNPNFSASQLNNVIIDKEQIIKWNPEKIFIDISSYTLSEPDLDKNSVVGKLIPAIQKDEVYFLLPHIWHSVNYEHILINTFYIAKVLYPDIYPDMDIKTKANEVYEAFLGKAIYDNLLDLYGMGCQKINEK; translated from the coding sequence ATGAATGGACGAAATATTGAAATTCCCATTCGAATTAGGAGTGCAGTTGCCCATGGTGCAGGAGCTTTACGAATGATTTGTTATTTAGATAGAACCGACATAATCATTGGAGTCGAATCAAATGAAAAAAAACGCAATGTTCCTTACTTGTATGCCTATCCTGAACTAAGAAATTTGCCAATTATAGGTACTGGAAATAACGCTGATCCAGAACTGATTGCAAGATTGCAACCTGAAGTCATTATTTGCACTTTCCTAAGCTCTTCCGAAGCGGACGAATTACAGAAAAGAACGGGAATTCCGGTGCTGTGTTTAAGTTATGGCGACTTCAATAAAAATGAAACTAACTTTTATGAGTCTATGCGCCTTTTGGGAAGTATTCTTGAGAGAAACGAGAGAGCTGAATATCTGATTAATTATATTAAAAATGGCCTAAATAGTGTTGAAATAGCATGTGATAAACACGCGTCAAGAGCAAGGGTATATGCTGGAGGAATTGCATTTCGTGGCTCACACGGAATAAATTCGACCGAACCATTATATGCTCCATTCAGATATGCTCACGCTTATAATGTTGCTGAAGGATTAGTTAACAACCCGAATTTTTCTGCTTCACAATTAAATAATGTGATTATCGACAAGGAGCAAATTATTAAATGGAATCCGGAGAAAATATTTATTGACATCTCAAGCTACACGCTTTCCGAGCCCGATTTGGATAAAAATTCAGTAGTTGGTAAATTGATTCCGGCTATTCAAAAAGATGAGGTTTATTTTTTACTACCTCATATCTGGCATTCTGTAAATTACGAACATATTTTAATCAACACATTTTATATCGCAAAGGTTTTGTATCCAGATATATATCCCGACATGGATATAAAAACGAAAGCCAATGAAGTTTACGAAGCCTTTTTAGGCAAAGCAATTTATGATAACCTTCTTGATTTATATGGGATGGGTTGCCAGAAAATAAATGAGAAATGA